CGATATCCTACCCAGTTTGACCCGGCGTACGGAGGTGCCCATTGTTATCGCCCAGTCGCCTGAAACATGCGTCGTTCGAGGGTTAATGCAGACAAATAACGGAACTGCCAAAAGTGCTACTTGGAAATCACTGTTTAAGACTGGAGACCCCTCGAACACGAATTCCAAGGGAATCACACAGAAAGGTTAACCAATTTGGTCGCGAACTGGGGTTATAGGATAGATGTTATGTAAGAGTTAGGTAAATATCCAGAAATGAACAGTTTAAGAACCTCGAGGCAATGATGGAGCAATATGAGTCATGAACCTACCATCATAAACAGAGTGTAGCTATTCGTATACTGTACACAGGGAAGACAAACCTGTACCCGATGCCTGTAAGCGTAGGTAGGCAGGTTTGCTTCTCCTCCCAAAAAGAGTTTACTACTCCGTGGTCGAATAGCAAGCGGGTTTTTGACTGGATGCTCACCCCACTGTCCGACATACATACCTACCTATTTATGCACATCAACACTCTCCAAATGTATCTGATTCCCCTCAACCGCAGCATTCACCTCAACATGGTATGTGGCATTAGCCTTAATCATGGTCGTCGCCGTAAGATGTACAAGAGCCGTGCCATCCACATCCAGCGTTACGTTAAATCCGTTTTGATATGAGAGTCTGTTGATTGGATAGCCATACAATGGATTGTTTTGTACACCCTTTTTCAGAAGCGAAGCCAAAGCGGCCGAATCCTTTGACGACGAGGCATGCAGCCAAGCGAGGTACAGTTGAACAAATTCGGACGCAGCATTCAGCGGACTGTTGCTCTGTACGAAATCGTTTGAGGGACTGCCTTCGTAGTGTAACGATCCCATCGGCAACGAGTTTGTCTGAAGCGTCACGCCCTGCTTGCGGATTTCATCGGGAATCTCTGCGGTGTACGTGATGGACGGGATCGCATCTGAAACAACCGATGCTCTCGGGTTTGATGAGCCGACCTGCTGAATCATGTTCGCGTAGACCAAATACCGATACGGTGTGAGGTACAAGGCATCCAACGGGTAGCAACTTTCCAGCACGATGCTCGGGTTCGACGTGTTATAAATCGGATCGCCGGTGTGCATAATCTTCGCTTGACTCACCTTGAACAAAAACGTCCCCGACTTTGTCTCCATGGTGATAACGTCGCCCTTCGACAATTGATTGATATGCCGAAACCACGTCGCATTGTGCGCCGCCAAAACAGACGTCCCTTTCTCACCCGGCATAACACTTGTGGCCAAATGACCCACGGCGACGTTGATCTCTTTGTCATCCGTCCCCTCTACCACCGGTGCATCCAAAGCGAGCGCCGGAATATGAAGCTTCCCCACCAATCCGTCCAATTTCGGCGTTGGAATATTTTCCACGGGGCCCGTGGTGTTCTCTGTTGAGACAGTTCCGGTCACATTGGTCAGCAACTGCTTCCCCACAGTGTAGCTATTTAAGTAGAACCACCCTAAATTCGCGATCACGCCCGCACCAACCAACAAACATCCAAGACCGAGAAATAGGACTATCTTTGATGACTTCATTCCACACTCCTCGCCTAGCTTTAGCCGTCGCGAAATTGTTTTGGTTTACGACGGAAAAAGATGAGCCCAGTTCCAATTGCCATGAGCGACACACCTGTCACTAAAATCACGCCAGCTTGTATCCCTGTGACTGGAGCCGTGCCCCCAGGCACCACTGAGGGAATGGTTGACTTGGACGGCGGTGTGGTGTGTCCTCCAGGTGGTGTGACGGGTGGCCCCGGCGGCGGTCCAGGCGGTGGAGTTGGCGGCCCTGGAGGTGGTGTCGGTGGCACGGGTGGAGTAACGGGCGGTGTATTTGGTGGCGACCCCGGCGGCCCAGAAGGTGGTCCTGGAGGTGTCTCGTCCGCCATCGCATTCACAAGAATATCCATTTTACCACAGGTACCTTGGTAATCATTGTGCGCTTCGATGGGCATTTTGTACGTGTATGTCACATAAGCACTTTGTCCGGAAGCCAATTCGAATGCCGGCGAAGTGTTGTCGGTTGAAAAAGGTCCTTCTGCCACTATCTGCTCCCCTACTAAGCGAGTTAGGTGGATATCATAGGTAATTTGAAGTGGATGATCGTCGAACTCGAAGTTTGGATTCTTATTTGTCGCTTCGTAGTCTATGGAAATCCCATGCTGCACACCGTCGTTATCCGTATCAGTTCCTAACAAAGTTCCATACTTCCCGTTATCCTTAAAGATGTTTCCGATCAGGGTGTGTTGAATGGTGATATATTCACTTCGTGACCCTGTATTCGTAATTTCCAATGTATCTGATTCCGTATTCCCTGGAATGATGTTCGAAATATACGTTGCATTCGCGACCACTTTACCCTGGGATAGGGATATGCCAACGACTTGATCCGGGCTAAATTTTGTTGCTTCAGCGTGTGCCGTGATGCAAAACAATGATTCAGTGGTCGTGATAAGAAATCCAGCAATAATTGCAGCGGAGGCTAATAACACTCTTTGTTTGTTCATCATGCTTTATCCCCCCACTAAAACGTTCCTGCCACTTTGTTACCACATTCCGTTCTTGATAACTAATGATTTTGTTCTTTATTAAGAACATCATATCAAAACAAGATGCTGTGTCAATAACGATTCTCAGAATTCAATCTAGATGAATACTGACGAATCCAATACAGGCACAGTTCGCTCAATAATCTCAAGATACGAAGAGCGAAAAAGCAAAATGACCAATCCTGCCGGATTGGTCATTTTGCTGATGAGTAACGTCAGTTAACGGAGTTGTTCACAGCATTGTTGTTGAGCATTTTGTTTAGGTAATTATTCGTATCAAACTCGAACATCTGATTTGATCCAACGTTGAGGGTGAAATCATCATTCGTCTTTGAGTTGATGAACCCTACTCCGTCACTCCGATACGTAAATGTGAACGTCCCGTCAGAGTTTACCTGGATGTTAGTGATATGGCCGTTAGCCGTCCCGATTTCGGTCGCAGTCATCGTTACGCCTGAACCTGATACCGGGTTACCACTGGAATCCTCTAGCTTGCCCGTAAATGTATAGGACTGGTTAGCCTGAACACCGCTCAAATGGTAGTGGCCGTTTTCACTGGTAAGTTCAGGATTCGCACACTGTTGCCCCGTAACGGCAGTTAGTTCTCCCTTGGCTGGCGTCCCTTCAGTTTGCCCTGGACCGCCAGGGTTGCTCGATGGGTTTAACGGATCGGATGAAACATCATTGATATCCGGTTGACCAACCGGGCTTGCCGAACTATTCTCCCATTGCCATGCGTCAAACTCGGATTGCATACCACCGACCGTTTGCTGGTAGTCGTTGTGAGCGTCTGTCGGTAATGTACCATTGTAGGTGACAGCCAAGCGATACTCTAAAGTGTTCGTGTGCGTGCTGTCACTTTCTTTAATCTGCTGGGGGGGTAATACAATTCCAAATACTTTTGTCGATCCGCTATACTGAGTCGTAGGACTGTACGAAGCAGTTGATGCAGAATACGGTGAGCCTGACGGACTAGTTCCAGCCTGTTGGTACCAAACATTCCAACTCGATGTATCGTTTAAGTTTGGAATAACTGTTCCATCCTCAGTTGTAAACTGCCCA
This is a stretch of genomic DNA from Alicyclobacillus dauci. It encodes these proteins:
- a CDS encoding TasA family protein; amino-acid sequence: MKHKGKLSLTAATALAGIALMSTGSFAIFTANAATSTNTFAAGVVDLTANDSGAAAKSNGQDILLQNLVPGDTTADTQYVYNKGTVTEFVSVATNANGDIFFDDGLNNPSARDASDAILPEFTPARGLHTYDSNSTVDGTANGISNNNPVLSSPSISGDDYLSVDYSKTNNNSAFQHDNNPFQYTVNVQVQSSSDGGKTWSAAGQFTTEDGTVIPNLNDTSSWNVWYQQAGTSPSGSPYSASTASYSPTTQYSGSTKVFGIVLPPQQIKESDSTHTNTLEYRLAVTYNGTLPTDAHNDYQQTVGGMQSEFDAWQWENSSASPVGQPDINDVSSDPLNPSSNPGGPGQTEGTPAKGELTAVTGQQCANPELTSENGHYHLSGVQANQSYTFTGKLEDSSGNPVSGSGVTMTATEIGTANGHITNIQVNSDGTFTFTYRSDGVGFINSKTNDDFTLNVGSNQMFEFDTNNYLNKMLNNNAVNNSVN
- a CDS encoding class D sortase; this encodes MKSSKIVLFLGLGCLLVGAGVIANLGWFYLNSYTVGKQLLTNVTGTVSTENTTGPVENIPTPKLDGLVGKLHIPALALDAPVVEGTDDKEINVAVGHLATSVMPGEKGTSVLAAHNATWFRHINQLSKGDVITMETKSGTFLFKVSQAKIMHTGDPIYNTSNPSIVLESCYPLDALYLTPYRYLVYANMIQQVGSSNPRASVVSDAIPSITYTAEIPDEIRKQGVTLQTNSLPMGSLHYEGSPSNDFVQSNSPLNAASEFVQLYLAWLHASSSKDSAALASLLKKGVQNNPLYGYPINRLSYQNGFNVTLDVDGTALVHLTATTMIKANATYHVEVNAAVEGNQIHLESVDVHK